A genomic segment from Arctopsyche grandis isolate Sample6627 unplaced genomic scaffold, ASM5162203v2 HiC_scaffold_32, whole genome shotgun sequence encodes:
- the LOC143921901 gene encoding uncharacterized protein LOC143921901: protein MSSAENEEIEASTSKSHKGRNPTRDVEPIRDRSSSRIHQTRSQTQSIEILAKENKVEVIMTSIELRYSGAVQRLKGKIDKSSELDEGQYQTIKEAYDYVRKLHYEYLDNLTDISKAAKIDEEYDAITITVKNLKAALDCQSFRDSKLKVEQATIKFARDKLPTLTIPTFQGDPSEWQSFQQAFKNIIGNKTEYSNVTKLQYLHQSLIGPALAAVSGLDISSDNYEIAWSILDKQYNLPRLNLKTRINSLCDLKLITRESHIELRNLLNQVTVCIKNIESLGYAREILDPWVTCLVLRKLPFNLVRDWEISLVSREMPPYESLETFLQNRCNVLQSTASVTTVKEFPHSRQRIMRTHVANKNPSSKVNACAFCRNNHFIGKCDKFKAKSSMERNEFVKSNNMCFKCLNSSHKITNCKSNYNCLRCKQNHHTLLHQDDTFSSNNTGRKSINAHSTHFSQREIILPTVQVDIITSNGTVVKGRTLLDSGSQVNYVTTSFAKKNNFKLEKISQKIVGIANQESSIRHITKVTIRSSTTNYSTKVLCLVLPEITGEIPTVKLDQQLISIPAGIKLSDPLWNKPTPIDLLLGAEICVHAMKAGTIQLGKGMPILKDTEFGWTIVGPYPEVNNAPGKSHIGLSQLDSHIQNFWMIDQVPMVKHQSLEEKRCEEHFQAHTSRDKNGRFCVALPYKNSPVVLGSSLHIAEKRHKTLERRFLANNNLKMEYNKVLEEYINLGHMSECEPPEAHEVHCYLPHHVVVKESSLTTKYRVVFDASAKTTSNISLNNILMVGPSVQSDLLSLLLNFRLHKYVITADIKQMYRQIQIAEKNKNVQRIIWRTDPQSKFKHYKLNTVTFGTASAPFLATRCLNQLAEENRNKYPIASKVIERDFYVDDLLTGTNTIEAGKLLKVQLETILLSAGMPLSKWTSNNSDIITDVKADDCSDFNFSNESHKTLGLFWKPREDVFVFKVQTEVETENITKRNFLSVISQIFDPLGLLSPLLINYKILMQSVWQQTIGWDEFIPQTIFKKWKDCQLSNTVMKLYKIPRLIILNNVINIQAHGFCDASEKAYGACIYVKCTDQLGNSKCHLVCSRSRVAPLSFVTIPRLELCSAMLLSKLMKSTIDQLTIHINEKYYWTDSTVALHWIRGESCKWTTFVANRVAEIQSISQPIEWYHVSSTDNPADLISRGTQPSELNHNSLWWDGPSWLKLDESRWPRRPPEITIDLPERRVVTNATLVRENNWIDKHSHLPRLLRVLSYVRRIKGCFK, encoded by the exons atgtcaagtgctgaaaacgaggaaatagaagcttcgacttccaagtcgcataaaggtcgaaatccaactagggacgtagaacctattagagacaggtcaagctctagaatacatcagactcgaagtcagactcaatcgatagaaatattagcgaaggaaaataaagtagaagttataatgacgtcaatagaattaaggtattcaggcgcggtacaaagactaaaaggaaaaatagataaatcctccgaattagatgaaggacagtatcaaaccattaaagaagcatacgattatgtccgaaaactccattacgagtatttagataaccttacagacatatcgaaagcggccaaaatagacgaagagtacgatgcaattacaataacagttaaaaatcttaaagcagcattagattgccaatcctttcgagatagtaaactaaaggtagagcaagcaacaattaaatttgctagagataagttaccgacgttaaccattcccacatttcagggagatccatctgaatggcaatcgtttcaacaagcttttaagaatataataggaaacaaaacggaatattcgaatgtcacgaaattgcaatatttgcatcaatccttaatcggtcccgctttggcagctgtatcaggtttagatattagctcagacaattacgaaatagcttggagtattttagacaagcaatataatttaccaagacttaatctcaaaactaggattaattcactttgtgacttaaaattaatcacaagagaatcacatatcgaattgagaaatctattgaatcaggtaacagtgtgtattaaaaacattgaatcgttgggttacgcgagagaaattttagatccatgggtaacatgtttagttctaaggaaattaccttttaatctagtaagagactgggaaatatcgctggttagcagagaaatgccaccatatgaaagtttagagacattcttgcagaatagatgtaatgtattacaatctactgcatctgtaactacggtgaaggaattccctcatagtcgtcaaagaatcatgagaactcatgtcgcgaacaaaaacccatcaagtaaggtaaacgcatgcgcattctgtcgaaataatcatttcataggcaaatgtgataaattcaaagcaaaatccagtatggaaagaaatgaattcgttaaatctaataacatgtgttttaaatgtttaaattcatcgcataagataacaaattgcaagtctaactataattgcttaaggtgcaaacaaaaccatcatactttgttgcatcaggacgatacatttagttcaaataatacgggaaggaagtcaattaatgctcattctactcatttctctcaaagggagataattttacccacggtacaagtagacattataacgtccaatggaacggtcgttaagggtcgcacattattagattccggctcacaagtcaactatgttaccacatctttcgctaagaagaataacttcaaattagagaaaatctctcaaaaaattgtaggtatcgctaatcaagaaagtagcattcgtcacatcaccaaggtgaccataaggtcttcaaccactaattactcaaccaaagtgttgtgtttggtattaccagaaattactggcgaaattccaactgtgaaactggatcaacagttaatttcaataccagcgggaatcaagttatcagatcccctttggaataaaccgacgccaatcgatttattgctcggcgccgagatttgcgttcatgctatgaaagcaggaaccatccagttaggaaaaggtatgcctatcttaaaggataccgaattcggatggacaatagttggtccatatcccgaagtaaataatgctccagggaagagccacataggcttaagtcaattagacagtcacattcaaaacttttggatgatcgaccaggttcctatggtaaaacatcaatctcttgaggagaaaagatgtgaggaacatttccaagcacacacatcacgagataaaaacggtagattttgtgtagctttaccatataaaaattccccggtagtattaggaagttcattgcacattgcggagaaaagacacaaaactttggaaagacgttttttagccaataataatttaaaaatggaatacaataaagttttagaagagtacataaatttaggacatatgtcagagtgtgaacctccggaggcacatgaggttcattgttatttacctcatcacgtcgtggttaaggagtctagccttaccactaaatatcgtgtagtttttgatgcgtccgcaaagacaacgtctaatatctcactaaataatattttgatggtgggacctagtgtccaatcagatttgttaagtttactactcaactttcgactccataaatacgtgattactgcggatattaagcagatgtaccgacagattcaaatagcagagaaaaataaaaatgtacaacgaatcatttggcgaacagatccccagagtaaattcaagcattacaagcttaatacagtaacattcggaactgcttcagccccatttttagctactagatgtctaaatcagttagcagaggagaatagaaacaaatatcccatcgctagtaaagtgatcgaacgtgatttttatgttgatgatttgctcacgggaactaatactattgaagctggtaaattattaaaggttcaactggaaaccatattattatcagccggtatgcccttaagcaaatggacatcgaacaactccgatataatcacggatgttaaagctgacgattgttcagattttaacttctctaacgaatcacacaaaactttaggtttattttggaaaccgcgggaagacgtttttgtatttaaggttcaaaccgaagtcgagactgaaaatataacaaaaagaaactttttatcagtaattagtcagatcttcgacccattaggactattatctccattgttaattaattataagatattaatgcaatctgtctggcaacaaaccattggttgggatgaattcattcctcagacaatcttcaaaaaatggaaagattgtcaattatccaatacagtcatgaaactttataaaattcctagattgataatactaaataatgtcattaatatacaggcacacggattttgtgacgcatccgagaaagcttatggtgcttgtatttatgtaaaatgtactgatcaattgggaaattccaaatgtcatcttgtgtgttctcgttcgagagtcgctccgctcagttttgtaactattccgcgtttagagctgtgctccgctatgttattatcaaagttaatgaagtcaacaatagaccaattaacaattcatattaatgaaaaatattattggacggattcaaccgtcgcattgcattggattagaggagagtcatgtaaatggaccaccttcgttgccaatcgagtggccgaaatccaatcaatatctcaacccattgagtggtaccatgtctcctctacagacaatccagcagatttaatttctcgagggactcaaccatcagaattaaatcataattcgttatggtgggacggccctagttggttgaaattagacgaatcacgatggcctcgaagacctcctgagatcacaatagatcttccagagagaagggtagtcactaacgctacccttgtgagggaaaataattggatagataaacattctcatcttccaagactccttcgagttttatcatatgttcgtcg aattaaaggatgctttaaataa